In the genome of Euleptes europaea isolate rEulEur1 chromosome 4, rEulEur1.hap1, whole genome shotgun sequence, the window gaggaagcctgttccactgaggaacccttctaactgttagagaattcttcctaatgtctagatggaaactcttttgatttaatttcaacccgttggttctggtctgacattctggggcaacagaaaacaactcggcaccatcctccatatggcagcccttcaagtacttgaagattaaTCTCCTACCCATATAAAAGCTGTGTTTTAtttgttattattatcatcatcatcgtcTTAATCATCATTTGTAGCCTTCCTTTTCTCAAGTCAGATTACAAGCATGATACAAAAAAAATTTCAGTAAATCAGTAAGTGGATTACAAGGTATGATCAGCGACATTTGAATCGAAAAGCAAAGATATCCcagtaaaacaaaataatgctGTTGGTCTTCTGCTCTTGCTACAAGGATGCTCTCCTGAACAACGTGGTTGTTGCACATTTTGCGAAATGAgagaagcatgtgtgtgtgtgtgtgtgggggtccttCCTCATTGCCTCGGGCGGATCGTTCCGGTGTAGGACACACCACAAAGAATGCATGTGAACGGGAGATTGCCCATCTCACCAGgctttcagaaggctttgctcagatgagtggaGTTGTTGCAGAACGTAGCAGAAGAGGACGTCCTGCAGGTACGTGGGCCTAAGGCCATTAGAGGTGATATCCAGAACCTTGAATGCAACGCCAGAACTGATCAGGAACCCACGGAGTGTCTAGAGTTCTGAATTCCAGATCAGATGATGTTTCTCCTTGCTGAGGGTAACAATCAGTAGGGCCAACATGGTGTAGCCTAGTTCTCATACTTGCTCTAGCATTAGCTTCTCCTGGCCAAGAACAGAGAGGGGAACCCAAGTGGTATGCCACTGAAGGTTGCCTCAGAGGGTCCTTCTCAGGTTTTGTGTAAAGGCCGATTTCCCCAGGATACAGTTCAGGGCAGTAGAGATGGAAGAGCTATTTTCCCGAGGGTTATTGTTCCCAGAATGCCACTCCCGCCCACTCCCAAGAGCACTTTAAAGTCCAAGGAGTTGGAAAGCCTCTCGCAAGTCTTCAACTTCGTAAAGCGGCTGTGAAAGAAGGAAAAGGGTGGTCAGGTTTGTAGGGGAGAAATTATTGGGGAGCACAAAACAAAATAGGTCACCGGGGGGAAAGAACAAAAAGACAGAGAACAGGAGGAACCAAGGAAAGCATGAGAAGATGTCAacgggtgggggagggagaaggagaaatgcAGAAAGTAAAAGTGGGAGACAGAGAACATATAAAATGGTGGTTGCAGGTGAGTTTGagaaatgggtagggttgccaacctccagatggtgtgtgaaataatagtattatttcacacagcttgtctatttagtattggtgctttatttttgctaaacctccagatggtggctggccatctcccgctattacaactgatctccagccaatagagatcagttcaattggactctatggcattgaagtccctcccctcctcaaaccctgccttcttcaggctccaccccaaaaacctccctccgggggcgaagagggacctggcaaccctagaaatggggAAGGAGATGTTAGAAGAGAGAGAACAGAGAAGAGAAAGGGAGACCAAGATCCCACCTAGGAAGAAGTGGGAGATATTTCCTCACCAGAAGGATACGGCGGAGCTTTCTGGAAAGACGCACAGAATTTTCATGAAGCCCTTCCCAAGCCTTGAAGGTCTTCTGACGGTTCTCCACGAAGGTGTTCCAGCAGTAGAAGTAATCTGATGAGAAGCACGTAGAGGATCCCAACTCAGTTTGGCCTCACAACAAATGCATATCACTTTTATACTGGTTTAACTGCCATGGGATCCTCAGACCAATGCTACAAATTATGGTGTGCTGACGGGACTGAGAATCTTGTTTGAGATCCCAGGGCCTCTTCCTAGAACCATTCTTCGTGTGTTCCCTAGCAAGTGACATTTGGGAGTGGTGTAAGtatgaaaacctcaaaagagCTCTactggagtaggattgccaacctccaggtactattcaaaaACACGAACAGCACGTAGGCTCAACTTCCAATCTCTATTTTTTTCATATCATAACCGTCTAATGCAATCAAAAAAGCTAAGAATGTCATAGCGATACATTCATGTacagttgctattacaactgatctccagccgagcgagatcagttcccctggagaaaacggtcgctttggcaattggactctatggcattgaagtccctccccctccccaaaccccgccctcctcaggctccgccccaaaaacctgcaggtatttcccaacccggagctggcaaccctacatatgctcCATCTCTGTTTCCTTCTAaatccccccacctccaccctgtCTCACCTTTGAAGGTCATGATGGCGATTTGGGCCCCCGCGCGGTGGAGGCGCCGCAGGCCTTCTGGCTCCGCGTTGCGGTCCTCGCAGAAGTAGAGGCGGGCAGCGAAGATGCGCAAGGTCAGGTTGGGGTAGGCACGCAAGAAGTCGGCCACGTGGCGGGCGCAGTCGTAGCAGGGGCTCCACGAGGTGAACCAGGTGATCCGGTAGCAGCGCCGCGAGTCCAGCTCCCAAGCGGAGATGTACCGCAGGAAGAGAACTTCCACGTGACAACCGGACTGAGGGATGGAGGAATGGGCAGAGGTCATGTTTGGGGACAATCAACGGTTGGAGCAGAGCCTGCAGCATTCAGATGGGGTagggacatggggaggggccgtggctcagtggcagagcctctgcttggcatgcagaagatcccaggttcaatccccggcacctccacttaaagggactgtagtgcccagatataagggctggtataaaacactatgtactcatatgcacacacatagaagctttagggaagttggcatccaaaggTCTTTGAGCCAACAAATCATACACTGTGCCTGGtgctgcctctcaccagtagagagaaagctgtctttgaattacctctaaccttaggaatgtagtttctgtttcctagctcataAGATCAAGCACTTTCCTAAGTGACGCCTTCAGGCAATAtttataggctatgctaattaacatagagtagacacctaacatgtattggtgcttttgtgtatcaatctgcttgtaagcatctatgggcctgccccattctaatgcataaatgatgctgaccttcctttgttcctttgtgagtaacccgtgccttatctgtggttctcacccagctctgtgtttagctaaataaaggtTTGCTTTTgaccttaacctcctccttgctgtctgttcattggactctatgagacagccaggcacttcagcactaggcaagtaggtgatgtgaaagacccctgcctgagaccctggagagccgctgccagtctgagtagacagtactgactttggtggaccagggtctgattcagtataaggcagcttcgtttgtgttcatggcattgaagtccctctcctccccaaaccctgccctccgcaggctctgccccaaaaacctcccaccagtggtgaagagggacctggcaagcctatctccaggtgagctgatcttgtcacctggagatcatttgtaaccccaggacatctccagccactacctggaggctggcaaccctactggggaataGCCCTATTATCATCCCTCCCATGCGATCTCCCCAGGCACAACATGACTGTAACGGGCTGGGAAGTGTTTATGAAGAAATGGCAGGGCAATCACTaagtcttggggaggggccgtggctcagtggcagagcatctgcttggcatgcagaaggtcccaggttcaacccccggcatctccagttaaagggaccaggcaagtaaggtgatgtgaaagacccctgcctgagaccctggagatcctctgccagtctgagtagacaatactttaggggaggggctgtggctcggtggtagagactgtgcttggcatgcagaaggtcccaggttcaatccccggcatctccagttaaagggactaggcaagtaggtgatgtgaaagacctctgcctgagactgtggagagccgctgccggtctgagtagacaatactggctttgatggactgagggtttgattcagtagaaggcagcttcatgtgttcatgtgtgataacAGAACAGAGGGCGACGTAGATGGGTAAAATTATGGGAAACGCTGGAGATGATGAATGGGCAGAAGGGCTCTGGCGAACCTCACTCGCGTTCTGTACCTTATTGCGTAGGTAGCCAAAATCCAGGGAGCAGGAGGTTGCGCTGTCCCGCCGCTTCACCACGTAGCAGAGGTATGTTTCATGACGCCCTTTCGCCCAGCGCAGGTTCTTGAAATTGTACAGGAATTTCTTTTGTTTCATAAGGAGGCTTCAGGGAATGTGGACAGGAAAAGAATGAACAGCGCACCGTCAGGTAGGAAGCTGGAGAGATTATTGCGAAAGGACAGTCTAGGCTTGCCAAGCTCCAGAAAACAACCTACTGTAATCTTAATCAAGTTACAATATCAAAGTTAcaagttctgtggttactaccctcctgggggggggaattccagttcccaacctccagggtggcggctggagatctccccctattgcaactggtctccagccgatagagatcagttcccccggagaaaatggccgctttggcaattggactctatggcattgaagtccctcccttccccaaaccccatcctcctgaggctccgccccaaatcctcccgccaatggcgaagaggaacctggcaacactcctacccagtagggttgccaacctcttcaCGTCCATCTTAACCTGGCTTGACCCTCAGGACGTGAAGACTgctcatccttagggttgccaacctccaggtggtggctggagatctgctattacaactgatctccaggcgacagagatccgttcacctggagaaaatggccgcttgagcaattggactctatggcattgaagtccctcccctctccaaaccccgtcctcctcaggccccacccccaaaatctccaggtatttcccaacccggagctggcaaccctactcatcttgGAACAAGAGGCTAAAGCGCTCACTCCGCAGTGGGGAGGGAATATTAGGAATGGGGGGCAGAGAAATTGGTAATGTCTTctaaagcaaagcttcttaaactgtgggtcgcataactgaatgtgggggttgcgaaaaatttggccacagtaaatggtaaaattatgtgtattccaaagaattgtttttaaagtaaatttctttactatttattatcagtaaatgtttggtttgtatacttattttatgtacctatatacctggggtcgcgtaacaaatttctcaggcaaaaaggggtcgcaagtggaaaaagtctAAGAAGCCTTGTTCTAAAGTGCTTTAAACTGCTCTGAGGACTTCATAGTCCGGAAGTGGAATATAAGTACAATAAATCAGTACATAACTACATTCATTGGGGACGGGACAATTTAATAGATACATAAAGGGGGTAAACGTCAAGGAAGAAGGAAGATCAGTGGTAAAAATGAACAGTTCTTAGTGCAAAAAGTGTGTGGTAGGAGGGAACCAATATAAAGGGGGGCACACTGGACTTCTGTAAAGCAAAAGGCACGTGTCCGGCCTGCCTGGGTAGCCTTGCCCAGTCTTGTCAAAAGAAGCCCTGGCCCTGAATTCTAAGCAAGAGACAGAGGATAGGCAGCGAAGACCCAGTGGCGTGTGAAAGGTACACTGTGTATGCTCAGGGGCACTCTTGGAAAGTATATCTTGTCTCCGCTTCATTAAAGGAAGCACAGGCCCACAGTTTGTAGCGTGACGTTGGAGCAGTCGACTAGGACTCCAGGGCCAAGACCACCTGAACAACTCCCCCATTTACACACTTTTACCACTGAGAGTAAAAGGCTTCAGGAGGCAATCTCTGAGGCAGGCGCCTTGGAAAAACCGGGAGCCCTTTCGCAATGCAGAGGATTTTctctcttaaaaaacaaaacacaactctCGCAAGACCCAAAAAACAGAGCGGCGAGCATGAATCATTTCGTGGTGGTCTAAGAAGGAAGAAAGTCGAAGAACGAGAAAAACAGCAAGTCAGAAACAGCGAGTCTTATTTCAGGCATCTTTCTGTCTGTGGTGAGTATAGGTGGGCAGCCAACACGCGAACCACAATTGTGCTCAGTGAGGAGAaaagctttgcccccccccaggCAATGCAAAGCAGGAGTGAAAGGGTTAAAAATACAGCTGTTGAAAGGCAGCTGTTACTGCCTCCAATTTCTGAGGAAAGATGGGCATTGCCAGGAGCTGCTGAATGAAGCTTTGGGGGAGAATTCACCCATGCCAGGCCCCGATGGCTGACCTATGGAAAagggtggccttttatgcatttccccgcggtcaccctagggttaccaacttccaggtactggctggagaatggtgttgtaagcagctttggctcCCCAGTGCGGAGAAAAGGAGGATATAAAtataggaggaagaagaagaaggaagaagaagaagaagagttggcttttatatgccgactttctctaccacttaagggagactcaaaccggcctacaatcaccttcccctcccctccccacaacagacaccctgtgaggtaggtgggactgagagagttcagagagaactgtgactagcccaggatcacccagctggcttcgtgtgtaggagtggggaaacaaatccagttcaccagattagcctccgccgctcatgaggaggagtggggaatcaaacccggttctccagatcagagtccgccgctccaaacctccgctcttaaccactacaccatgctggctcctttgaGTGCCTTTGAACATGTACAGAGGGCTGTTTTTGAGCCAGGCACTCTGTTTTAAATCTTTAGAGCATTCCCACAGTGCCAGATTTCCTTTGCACTCGGTCTGAGACTTAAGGCGTATTTGAGAAAGAAGGGATTTATGCTCTGAAATATCTAAATGAAGCAATAAGCGGCACGGGGTGTGGGTTATGGAAATAGGTTGTGGTTCAGATCTCACAGTGGTCACCAGAAACTCATGAAGAGCCTTTCCCAAGGACGAGGGCCGTGTTTGCCGGTCCGCTTGTACTTGCTCGGAGTGACAAAAGCACCAGGAAACAGCCCCGAGGGctgctgtttagggttgccaactctggcttgggaaattcctggagatttaggggtggagcctggggagggcggggtttggggaggggagggacctcagcaggatgtaatgccccagagtccaccctctgaagtagccattttctccaggtgaactgatccctgtcacctggagatagtttgtaattccaggagcttttCGGGTCCCATCTGGAAGTCAACAACCATAAATTCTGCTTTCATTTCTGTTAAAGAGCATGGTTTatgtttagggctgccaggtccctctttgccaccagcgggaggaggaggaggaggagagctggtttttgtatgccgaatttctctaccgcttaagggaggctcaaaccggcttgcaatcaccttcccttcccctcccctcaacagaccccctgtgaggtaggtggggctgagagtgtgtgactagcccaaggtcacccagctggtttcatgtggaggagtggggaaacaaatctagttcaccagattagcctccgccactcatgtggaggagcggggaatcaaaccctgttctccaggtcagagtccaccgctccaaacctccgctcttaaccactacaccacgcagacaggtttttgggggtggcgcctgaaaagggtggggtctggggaggggaggggcttcaatgccacagagtccagtggccaaggcggccgttttctccagatgaactgatctctatcagctggagatcagttgtaatagcgggagatctccagctagtacctggaagatggcaaccctatatatgtttgGAGGGCCGAGCTGCGTATGGGCTCAGGCAAGGTGGAGGTGGCATACGGAGCAGGGATTGAAGTTTGGGGGGCGGGCAGGCAATGGGGCTATCGTCTGTACCCTCCCAAGGTCAGCAAGAGAAAGGAGGAAGTGAGCCCTCTATTTGCAAGAGGTTTTCTCTGTTCCGTATGAATCAGTAAAATCTTGAAAATTTACAAGCAGAGCAGGGTAAAGTTGATCGTCAGTTTTACCGGTTTTACTTTTCCTTGAACACTTATAACGTTTAGCTCTGCAGCTAAAGATAAGCTTTGCAAGAAGCTGGTCGTCTAAGCTGCGTGTCTCAGATTTAAAAGTATATATTTTACCAAATGGTTGATTTGCTACGAACTCTCGCTTCGGCGTTTTTCCCCAGCTTGC includes:
- the AICDA gene encoding single-stranded DNA cytosine deaminase isoform X2, whose product is MDSLLMKQKKFLYNFKNLRWAKGRHETYLCYVVKRRDSATSCSLDFGYLRNKSGCHVEVLFLRYISAWELDSRRCYRITWFTSWSPCYDCARHVADFLRAYPNLTLRIFAARLYFCEDRNAEPEGLRRLHRAGAQIAIMTFKENRQKTFKAWEGLHENSVRLSRKLRRILLPLYEVEDLREAFQLLGL
- the AICDA gene encoding single-stranded DNA cytosine deaminase isoform X1, which produces MDSLLMKQKKFLYNFKNLRWAKGRHETYLCYVVKRRDSATSCSLDFGYLRNKSGCHVEVLFLRYISAWELDSRRCYRITWFTSWSPCYDCARHVADFLRAYPNLTLRIFAARLYFCEDRNAEPEGLRRLHRAGAQIAIMTFKDYFYCWNTFVENRQKTFKAWEGLHENSVRLSRKLRRILLPLYEVEDLREAFQLLGL